From the Halorhabdus utahensis DSM 12940 genome, one window contains:
- a CDS encoding glycosyltransferase family 2 protein: MTTGSKHRKSETIRVDGKIEGRGSATDDALVGIRVLPGVDEDHLAGSILRARKAGHDVVVCACGDVGEAVLTFADELSVPVLYTDSNRLDAADALVPHAREAGYPGVLWQADPASRVDFKASVDALQASNRYATEVTSVCSEPSGGVDSTSQEGIVVGIPAYNEEVGIGSVVVEANQYADEVVVVDDGSSDRTVQVADRSGATVIEHAENRGKGAALRTLFEGVELDGGDVLVTIDGDGQHVPAEIEDVAEPVQEGDADIVIGSRYLDGDDETPLYRRFGQTVLDTVTPGGANGDLSDTQSGFRAFSPTAVEKMAIRTDGMGVESEMISEASSNGLDITEVPIDVRYDGIDGQTHNPLRHGLEVLNFLIKLIRDRHPLLFFALPGVVLSLIGSIVGFDAVIIYQNQGVFYPTKVMVAGFATILGILSIFTGLTLNQFQNMMHSMAEGE; encoded by the coding sequence ATGACCACGGGATCAAAACATCGGAAGAGTGAAACGATCCGGGTAGATGGAAAAATCGAGGGCAGGGGATCAGCGACAGACGATGCGCTGGTCGGGATCCGCGTCCTCCCGGGTGTTGACGAGGATCATCTCGCAGGTTCGATACTCCGGGCACGGAAAGCCGGTCACGACGTCGTAGTCTGTGCGTGTGGCGATGTCGGAGAAGCGGTGCTGACGTTCGCGGACGAGCTCAGTGTCCCGGTATTGTACACTGACTCCAACAGGCTGGACGCGGCAGATGCACTCGTTCCTCACGCACGGGAGGCTGGCTATCCAGGCGTCCTCTGGCAAGCCGATCCCGCCTCGCGAGTCGACTTCAAAGCGAGCGTAGATGCGCTGCAAGCAAGTAATCGATACGCAACCGAGGTCACGTCTGTGTGCTCGGAACCATCTGGCGGTGTGGACAGCACTTCCCAGGAGGGGATTGTCGTCGGCATCCCCGCCTACAACGAGGAGGTGGGCATCGGCAGCGTCGTCGTCGAGGCCAATCAGTATGCCGACGAGGTCGTCGTCGTCGACGACGGAAGTTCCGATCGGACCGTCCAGGTAGCGGACCGTTCCGGCGCGACCGTGATCGAACACGCGGAAAACCGTGGGAAAGGCGCGGCGTTGCGGACGCTCTTCGAGGGAGTTGAGCTCGACGGCGGTGACGTGCTCGTGACGATCGACGGCGACGGCCAACACGTCCCCGCGGAGATCGAGGACGTCGCCGAGCCCGTCCAGGAGGGCGACGCCGATATAGTGATCGGGAGTCGGTATCTCGACGGCGACGACGAGACCCCGCTGTATCGGCGCTTCGGGCAGACTGTGCTGGACACGGTGACTCCAGGAGGGGCCAATGGAGACCTCTCGGACACACAGAGCGGGTTCCGGGCCTTCTCGCCGACAGCAGTGGAGAAGATGGCGATCAGGACGGACGGGATGGGCGTCGAATCGGAGATGATCTCGGAAGCGAGTTCGAACGGGTTGGACATTACGGAGGTTCCGATCGACGTGCGATACGACGGGATCGACGGACAGACACACAACCCGCTCCGTCACGGGCTCGAGGTGCTGAACTTCCTCATCAAGCTGATCCGCGATCGCCATCCTCTGTTGTTCTTTGCACTGCCGGGAGTGGTTCTGTCACTGATCGGGAGTATAGTGGGATTCGACGCCGTCATCATCTATCAGAACCAAGGTGTGTTCTACCCGACGAAAGTCATGGTGGCCGGCTTCGCAACGATCCTGGGTATCTTGAGTATCTTTACGGGACTTACGCTGAACCAGTTCCAGAACATGATGCATTCGATGGCTGAGGGAGAGTGA
- the wecB gene encoding non-hydrolyzing UDP-N-acetylglucosamine 2-epimerase encodes MTEATVAIALGTRPEIIKLSPVIRECERRDINYELIHTGQHYSDNLDQVFFDQLELPDPDHHLQVGSKSHGKQTGEMIAGIEDILLDVEPEVLLVQGDTNSVLAGAIAASKLDVALGHVEAGLRSFDREMPEETNRVLTDHVGDYLFAPTETSADYLRDEGIDDKRIHVTGNTVVDAVGRHRELAAEKSSVLDDLGVAVGEFALLTAHRAENVDERDRFAELLTGVARAASSLDLDVVYPIHPRAESRLNEFDLDVPDRIHLVEPQEYLDFLELERTARLIFTDSGGVQEEACILGVPCVTLRENTERPETVDVGANRLVGTDPQTIHDGALAMTNSTTDWENPFGDGTASEQIMATLRQTHSVRTIQ; translated from the coding sequence GTGACTGAAGCGACAGTGGCTATTGCGCTTGGAACCCGTCCGGAAATCATCAAGCTCTCTCCCGTGATTCGGGAGTGTGAACGGCGGGACATCAACTACGAATTGATTCACACCGGCCAACACTACTCAGACAATCTGGATCAAGTGTTTTTCGACCAACTAGAGTTGCCCGATCCGGATCACCACCTGCAGGTGGGTTCGAAGTCCCACGGAAAACAAACTGGGGAGATGATCGCCGGCATCGAGGATATCCTGCTGGATGTCGAACCGGAGGTTCTGTTGGTGCAGGGTGATACGAATTCGGTCCTGGCAGGCGCGATCGCGGCAAGCAAACTCGATGTCGCACTCGGCCACGTCGAAGCCGGCCTTCGTAGTTTCGACCGTGAGATGCCCGAGGAGACCAATCGAGTCCTCACGGATCACGTTGGGGACTATCTGTTCGCTCCGACCGAGACGTCCGCGGACTATCTTCGTGATGAGGGGATCGACGACAAGCGAATCCATGTCACCGGAAACACGGTCGTTGACGCGGTTGGACGCCATCGCGAATTGGCTGCCGAGAAGAGTTCCGTCCTTGATGATCTTGGGGTTGCAGTCGGTGAGTTTGCACTGTTGACGGCCCACCGTGCGGAGAACGTGGACGAACGCGATCGGTTTGCGGAGTTGCTGACCGGCGTTGCGCGTGCGGCGTCGAGTCTCGATCTCGATGTCGTGTACCCGATCCATCCACGAGCAGAGAGTCGTCTCAATGAATTCGATCTGGACGTTCCGGATCGCATTCACCTGGTGGAGCCCCAGGAGTACCTCGACTTTCTCGAGCTAGAGCGAACGGCGCGGCTGATTTTCACGGATTCGGGGGGCGTGCAGGAAGAAGCCTGTATCCTGGGCGTTCCCTGTGTAACATTACGTGAGAATACGGAGCGCCCAGAAACGGTTGACGTGGGGGCGAACCGACTGGTCGGGACTGATCCGCAAACGATCCACGACGGAGCGTTAGCAATGACGAATTCAACAACAGACTGGGAAAATCCGTTTGGCGATGGGACTGCATCGGAACAAATAATGGCTACCCTGCGGCAGACACATTCAGTGAGGACTATACAATGA
- a CDS encoding nucleotide sugar dehydrogenase gives MSTICVHGLGYIGLPTAAMLANHGHQVTGYDSDETVVQSLANGDIHIDEPGLRAFVTQALESGHLTVSTEVEAAKYQIVAVPTPFDDETKEATLDYVKEAGEAIAPHLREGDTVVLESTVPPGTTVEVLQPTLEKSGLTAGTDFALVHCPETVLPGDIITELRQNDRVLGGVNGVSTQAAVRLYESFVEGDIYTAENATTAEFVKLIQNTFRDVNIALANEIALVGEDYGVDSREAIEMANTHPRVNIHQPGPGVGGHCLPIDPWFLGYDSEQLDLISTARNINDSMPGHVIEMLREELGSLEGKRIALLGVAYKGNVGDTRQSPTLDLAAELQEAVADEQKAAADGGRSQSAGGIDIRLHDPYVEDQTLDLIGLEESVSDADAVVIATDHDEYEELPIDRFEEQMAGSLLVDTKAVLDVDVWTKEGFTVERI, from the coding sequence ATGAGTACGATTTGCGTCCACGGACTGGGGTACATCGGATTACCGACGGCGGCGATGCTTGCGAACCATGGACATCAGGTAACAGGATACGATTCGGACGAAACAGTTGTGCAAAGCCTGGCAAACGGAGATATCCATATAGACGAGCCGGGACTTCGAGCTTTTGTCACACAAGCTCTGGAATCCGGTCATCTCACCGTGAGTACTGAGGTCGAGGCCGCAAAATATCAGATCGTCGCAGTACCAACCCCGTTCGATGACGAAACCAAGGAAGCCACACTCGATTATGTTAAAGAAGCCGGCGAAGCGATCGCACCACATCTACGGGAAGGTGACACGGTCGTGCTTGAATCGACCGTGCCACCGGGGACGACAGTTGAGGTCCTCCAGCCGACACTGGAGAAGTCAGGGTTGACAGCAGGGACTGACTTCGCGCTCGTACACTGCCCAGAGACGGTACTCCCCGGAGACATTATTACGGAACTCAGGCAGAACGATCGCGTTTTGGGTGGCGTCAACGGTGTCTCGACACAAGCAGCGGTTCGCCTGTACGAGTCGTTTGTCGAAGGAGACATCTATACTGCCGAGAATGCGACTACAGCTGAGTTCGTCAAACTCATCCAGAACACGTTCCGAGACGTCAACATCGCGCTGGCCAACGAAATCGCTCTCGTCGGTGAGGATTACGGGGTGGACTCGCGGGAAGCCATCGAGATGGCGAACACGCACCCACGGGTCAACATCCACCAACCTGGTCCCGGCGTCGGAGGACATTGTCTCCCAATTGACCCGTGGTTCCTCGGATACGACTCCGAACAGCTCGATCTGATCAGCACTGCGCGAAATATTAATGACAGCATGCCCGGGCACGTTATCGAGATGCTTCGGGAGGAACTGGGTTCACTCGAAGGGAAACGTATCGCGCTGCTTGGCGTCGCGTACAAGGGCAACGTGGGCGATACCCGGCAGAGTCCGACGCTTGATCTAGCCGCTGAATTACAGGAAGCTGTTGCTGACGAGCAGAAGGCAGCAGCTGATGGCGGTAGATCCCAGTCAGCTGGGGGTATCGACATTCGATTGCACGATCCATACGTCGAGGATCAGACGTTGGACCTCATTGGACTCGAAGAGTCGGTTTCCGATGCCGATGCGGTCGTGATTGCAACGGATCACGACGAGTACGAGGAATTACCCATCGATAGATTTGAAGAACAGATGGCAGGCTCGCTTCTCGTTGATACGAAGGCTGTCCTCGATGTAGATGTCTGGACCAAGGAAGGCTTCACGGTAGAGCGAATCTAA